Proteins from one Podarcis raffonei isolate rPodRaf1 chromosome 1, rPodRaf1.pri, whole genome shotgun sequence genomic window:
- the ZFYVE21 gene encoding zinc finger FYVE domain-containing protein 21 isoform X2: MSGREALDAKKLVRSPSGLRMVPESRSAGSPFGLEEPPWVPDKECPRCMQCNAKFDFITRKHHCRRCGKCFCDKCCSKKVPLPRMCFVDPVRQCAECALISQKEAEFYDKQLKVLMNGATFFVTPGTSEKSEMMVCRLSNNQRYLFLDGESHYEIEIAQISTVQILTEGFTPGGGNTRATGMLLQYKVPGLEELRQFRFTSGEDFSSNKKLSATWLAAMHKAAKLLYESRDQ, encoded by the exons ATGTCGGGCCGGGAGGCCCTCGACGCCAAGAAGCTGGTCCGCTCTCCCAGCGGGCTCCGGATGGTGCCCGAGAGCCGCTCGGCGGGGAGCCCCTTCGGGCTGGAGGAGCCGCCGTGGGTGCCCGATAAGGAG TGTCCCAGATGCATGCAGTGCAATGCAAAGTTTGACTTCATAACCAGAAAG CACCACTGCAGGAGATGCGGAAAGTGCTTTTGTGACAAATGCTGCAGCAAGAAAGTGCCTCTTCCTCGTATGTGCTTTGTTGATCCCGTGCGCCAGTGCGCCGAATGTGCTCTCATTTCTCAAAAAGAAGCAGAGTTCTATGACAAGCAGCTCAAAGTGCTTATGAATG GTGCTACATTCTTTGTAACTCCAGGGACATCAGAAAAGTCAGAGATGATGGTTTGTCGACTTTCCAACAACCAGAG ATACCTATTTCTGGATGGAGAGAGCCATTATGAAATTGAAATTGCACAGATTTCCACAGTCCAGATACTTACTGAGGGATTTACTCCTGGAG GAGGCAATACTCGTGCTACAGGTATGCTCCTTCAGTACAAGGTACCAGGATTGGAGGAACTGAGGCAGTTTAGATTTACCTCTGGTGAAGACTTCAGTTCCAACAAAAAGCTATCGGCTACTTGGCTAGCAGCCATGCATAAG GCAGCAAAACTTCTTTATGAATCTCGGGACCAATAA
- the ZFYVE21 gene encoding zinc finger FYVE domain-containing protein 21 isoform X1: protein MSGREALDAKKLVRSPSGLRMVPESRSAGSPFGLEEPPWVPDKECPRCMQCNAKFDFITRKHHCRRCGKCFCDKCCSKKVPLPRMCFVDPVRQCAECALISQKEAEFYDKQLKVLMNGATFFVTPGTSEKSEMMVCRLSNNQRYLFLDGESHYEIEIAQISTVQILTEGFTPGEKDIHTYTSLLENEHIMEGGNTRATGMLLQYKVPGLEELRQFRFTSGEDFSSNKKLSATWLAAMHKAAKLLYESRDQ, encoded by the exons ATGTCGGGCCGGGAGGCCCTCGACGCCAAGAAGCTGGTCCGCTCTCCCAGCGGGCTCCGGATGGTGCCCGAGAGCCGCTCGGCGGGGAGCCCCTTCGGGCTGGAGGAGCCGCCGTGGGTGCCCGATAAGGAG TGTCCCAGATGCATGCAGTGCAATGCAAAGTTTGACTTCATAACCAGAAAG CACCACTGCAGGAGATGCGGAAAGTGCTTTTGTGACAAATGCTGCAGCAAGAAAGTGCCTCTTCCTCGTATGTGCTTTGTTGATCCCGTGCGCCAGTGCGCCGAATGTGCTCTCATTTCTCAAAAAGAAGCAGAGTTCTATGACAAGCAGCTCAAAGTGCTTATGAATG GTGCTACATTCTTTGTAACTCCAGGGACATCAGAAAAGTCAGAGATGATGGTTTGTCGACTTTCCAACAACCAGAG ATACCTATTTCTGGATGGAGAGAGCCATTATGAAATTGAAATTGCACAGATTTCCACAGTCCAGATACTTACTGAGGGATTTACTCCTGGAG AAAAAGACATTCATACTTACACCAGCCTCTTGGAAAATGAACACATTATGGAAG GAGGCAATACTCGTGCTACAGGTATGCTCCTTCAGTACAAGGTACCAGGATTGGAGGAACTGAGGCAGTTTAGATTTACCTCTGGTGAAGACTTCAGTTCCAACAAAAAGCTATCGGCTACTTGGCTAGCAGCCATGCATAAG GCAGCAAAACTTCTTTATGAATCTCGGGACCAATAA